From the genome of bacterium, one region includes:
- a CDS encoding 30S ribosomal protein S12, translating to MPTINQLIRKGRQQVKTRTASPALDACPQRRGVCVRVYTTTPKKPNSALRKVARVRLTNGKEVTVYIPGVGHNLQEHSVVLVRGGRVKDLPGVRYHIVRGTLDTSGVNDRRQGRSKYGAKKPK from the coding sequence ATGCCAACCATTAACCAGTTGATACGCAAGGGTCGCCAGCAGGTGAAGACGAGAACCGCTTCTCCCGCTCTGGATGCATGTCCCCAGCGCCGGGGCGTTTGCGTGCGCGTCTACACCACCACGCCCAAGAAGCCGAACTCGGCTCTTCGTAAGGTCGCCCGCGTAAGGCTCACCAACGGCAAGGAAGTCACGGTTTACATACCCGGCGTCGGCCACAACCTCCAGGAGCACTCGGTGGTTCTGGTCCGCGGCGGCCGCGTCAAGGACTTGCCCGGCGTTCGTTACCATATAGTTCGCGGAACTCTGGATACCTCCGGCGTCAACGACCGCCGTCAGGGACGTTCCAAGTACGGCGCCAAGAAGCCGAAGTAG